The genomic interval GGCGCCGTAGATCCGGGTGAGCACCGCCGGGTCCGAGGCCTGCTCCACGGTGTAGGTGGCCGTCTCGGTCACCGCGAAGCGGACGTCCAGGCCGGTGCGCGTGTCCTGGACGGTGATGGGGTCGCCGGGCCGCAGCTCCCGGACGCGGGCGAAGGCGGCGGGCCGCCCGTCGGAGTCGTCGACGTGCCCGGTGATCGTGGCGGTACTCGCGTCGCCGGGCACGGCGCTGCCGCGATACCAGAACGCCTGCTGCCACACCGGGTCGCTCGGCGGCCCCTCGGGAGCATCCATCACGTTCTTCGGGGTGATCCCGACGCCGAGCACGGCGGTGCTGATCGAGAGCGACGGGATGCGAAGCTCGAGCGGCACCGCGACCGGCGCCGCGCGCAGGTCGAGGCCGGGGGTGATGAGCGGCTGGGAGGCGGCGAAGGGTGTGGCGCTCGCAACGGCCGTGTGCACCAGGGCCGGCGGCGGGCTGGGGTCCGCCGGATCGCCGCAGGCGGTCAGGCCCGCGGCGATCAGCACGGAGGTCAGGGCGGCGAGCGCTCCCCGCCGGGCGAGGGTTCCGATGCTCGACGTCACATCTGGCGACCGGTCCGGCGGGTGCGGCGGCGATTCACCGCGACCAGGGCAGCGGCGAGGCCCGCGAGCGCGGCGGCGATCGTTGCCGGTGTCCAGGGAGAGCCACCGCGCTGCGGGGCCGCGCCGCCGGCGCTGGGCGGACCGGAGATCGCCGGGACGTTGCCGCCGGTGCCACCGCTGGTCAGCTCGGACACGCTGGTGGGCGCCCGCACGGTCTGGATCAGGACGGGCGAGGTGCTGCCGAGGAGGCTGGACGAGCCCGTGTAGACGGCGGTGATCGAGTGGCTGCCCGCGGTCAGCGTCGTGGTGGTCACGGTGGCCTGCCCGGTGCCGCCCACCGGGGACGTGCCCAGCGAGGTGGTGCCGTTGAGGAAGGTCACGGTGCCGCCGGAGGCGCCGGGGACGGTGGCGGTGAGGGTCACCGGCTGACCGGTCACCGAGGATGGGGCCGACGAGGTCACGCCGGTGGAGCTCGCCGCCCTGCTGCAGTCGCCGGGGCTGGTGATGTGATTGGTGTCCAGCACGAGCTGGCCATTGCGGACCAGGGCGCGCCCGTTCTGGATGTTCGCGCCGGTGGTCAGGGTGATGTCGGTGAGCGCGAGGATGTTCCCCTGGAAGTTCGTCCTCGTGCCGAGGGTCGCCGAGCTTCCCACCTGCCAGAAGATGTTGCAGGCGCTGGCGCCATTGATGACGCGGACGCGCGAGTCGCTCCCGGTGATGAGCGTGCTCCCGACCTGGAAGATGAAGACGGAGTTGGGATCGCCCTTGCCGTCGAGGGTCAGGGTGCCGGTCAGCCCGGCGGTGGCGAGCCGGTAGACGCCGGGCACGAGCGTCAGCCCGCCCAGCTCCGGGTTCGACAGCGTCGAGTCGGGCGGCTCGTTCTTCGCGACGGTGTACGCGGTGACCAGGTCGTTCTTGGCCTGGAGCGCCACGCCGTCGGCGACGTGCTCCGCTCCGACGACCGCCGGGGCGCCGGTCACGGCGGAGCCCGGATGCAGGCCGAGGTCACTGACGATCACGGTGGGTCCGGTATTGGTGATGGTCTGGCCGGCGACGACCGCAAAGTTCGCGGTGGTGCCGAGCGGGGGGGCGACGCCCAGCGCGAGCACGGGGGTGGCACCGAGGGTGCCGACGGTCAGCCCGGTGGTGGCGATGAGGGCTCCGGCCCCGGCGAGGATGATGCGCCGGCGGACGGAGCCGGCCTGGGTACGTCGAGTGTCGGTTGCCATGTTGGAGGGCCCCCCTCGAGCGTTGCCGCTCGTACCGACGGTCTGTTGACCTACGGCTTGTGGGTGAAGGTTATTCCTATGGCATCATGTGTAAGGTGTCCGATGTGTGACGTTTTTTGGCGAGTCATATGTGGGCATGTTTGGATATCGATGGTTGGTGTGTGAGCGCCTGACAATCGGGGCTGCCTTCGCACCGCCGAGCGTCGGGTGATGGGATGAAGGGCCTGGTTCTCAGTGGCGGTCGTGGAACACGGCTGCGGCCGATCACCCACACCAGCGCCAGGCAGCTCGTGCCCGTGGCCGACCGGCCCATCCTGTTCTACGGGATCGACGCGATGTGCGCGGCCGGCATCACCGAGATCGGAGGTAGGGGTGGGGCTGGCTCTCAG from Candidatus Dormiibacterota bacterium carries:
- a CDS encoding ice-binding family protein yields the protein MATDTRRTQAGSVRRRIILAGAGALIATTGLTVGTLGATPVLALGVAPPLGTTANFAVVAGQTITNTGPTVIVSDLGLHPGSAVTGAPAVVGAEHVADGVALQAKNDLVTAYTVAKNEPPDSTLSNPELGGLTLVPGVYRLATAGLTGTLTLDGKGDPNSVFIFQVGSTLITGSDSRVRVINGASACNIFWQVGSSATLGTRTNFQGNILALTDITLTTGANIQNGRALVRNGQLVLDTNHITSPGDCSRAASSTGVTSSAPSSVTGQPVTLTATVPGASGGTVTFLNGTTSLGTSPVGGTGQATVTTTTLTAGSHSITAVYTGSSSLLGSTSPVLIQTVRAPTSVSELTSGGTGGNVPAISGPPSAGGAAPQRGGSPWTPATIAAALAGLAAALVAVNRRRTRRTGRQM
- a CDS encoding class F sortase, which encodes MTSSIGTLARRGALAALTSVLIAAGLTACGDPADPSPPPALVHTAVASATPFAASQPLITPGLDLRAAPVAVPLELRIPSLSISTAVLGVGITPKNVMDAPEGPPSDPVWQQAFWYRGSAVPGDASTATITGHVDDSDGRPAAFARVRELRPGDPITVQDTRTGLDVRFAVTETATYTVEQASDPAVLTRIYGAGPVAGRAPEPSPDGLSHLTLITCTGEWVNGSYDHRAVVYATRTG